In Helianthus annuus cultivar XRQ/B chromosome 9, HanXRQr2.0-SUNRISE, whole genome shotgun sequence, the following are encoded in one genomic region:
- the LOC118482026 gene encoding histone deacetylase 5-like isoform X2 produces the protein MVLKRCSGKTREHEYGSFYPTGDDGSHIMIGEGAGAGYNINVPWENGQCEDADYITVWNHILIPVAREFNPEIIIIPTGFDAAIGDPLGGCRITPHGYSILLIGGGMVSTMVLRSPKMMGYDNNESGNEGNSRFSVRFEILTKSDNLELCN, from the exons ATGGTACTCAAAAGATGTTCCGGAAAGACTCGCGA GCATGAGTATGGGAGTTTTTATCCTACGGGTGATGATGGTTCACACATCATGATCGGTGAGGGAGCTGGTGCTGGATATAATATAAATGTTCCATGGGAGAATGGTCAGTGTGAAGATGCAGATTATATTACTGTTTGGAACCATATATTAATCCCAGTTGCACGAGAATTCAACCCCGAAATAATTATAATCCCAACAGGATTTGATGCAG CCATTGGTGACCCTCTTGGAGGCTGTCGTATCACACCACATGGTTATTCTATACTGTTGATCGGTGGTGGAATGGTGTCGACGATGGTGTTAAGGTCACCTAAGATGATGGGGTACGACAATAACGAATCAGGAAATGAAGGCAACAGTAGATTTTCTGTGAGATTCGAGATTCTGACAAAGTCCGACAATCTCGAACTATGCAATTAG
- the LOC118482026 gene encoding histone deacetylase 5-like isoform X1: MFRKDSRVLFFSFHSYLIFFLLVLIYVCKTHIFVMLVYNSLQTCRHEYGSFYPTGDDGSHIMIGEGAGAGYNINVPWENGQCEDADYITVWNHILIPVAREFNPEIIIIPTGFDAAIGDPLGGCRITPHGYSILLIGGGMVSTMVLRSPKMMGYDNNESGNEGNSRFSVRFEILTKSDNLELCN; this comes from the exons ATGTTCCGGAAAGACTCGCGAGTGCTGTTCTTTTCTTTTCACAgttacttgattttttttttactcgTCCTAATATATGTTTGTAAAACACATATCTTTGTCATGCTTGTTTATAATTCACTGCAAACGTGCAGGCATGAGTATGGGAGTTTTTATCCTACGGGTGATGATGGTTCACACATCATGATCGGTGAGGGAGCTGGTGCTGGATATAATATAAATGTTCCATGGGAGAATGGTCAGTGTGAAGATGCAGATTATATTACTGTTTGGAACCATATATTAATCCCAGTTGCACGAGAATTCAACCCCGAAATAATTATAATCCCAACAGGATTTGATGCAG CCATTGGTGACCCTCTTGGAGGCTGTCGTATCACACCACATGGTTATTCTATACTGTTGATCGGTGGTGGAATGGTGTCGACGATGGTGTTAAGGTCACCTAAGATGATGGGGTACGACAATAACGAATCAGGAAATGAAGGCAACAGTAGATTTTCTGTGAGATTCGAGATTCTGACAAAGTCCGACAATCTCGAACTATGCAATTAG